A genomic segment from Juglans regia cultivar Chandler chromosome 14, Walnut 2.0, whole genome shotgun sequence encodes:
- the LOC109012798 gene encoding galacturonosyltransferase 8-like has translation MASIRTARTAERVTGVGGSIRSLSFIFRLLASAIAIALCLFFTLSFLFTSRTEDNTADLHHFGFSSGSYGFGITRRSVLALKSDPLKPRLDQIRKQADDHRSLALAYASYARKLKLENSKLVRVFADLSQNYTDLLNKPLYRALSESDALYPDESVLRQFEKEVKERIKVTRQVIAEAKESFDNQLKIQKLKDTIFAVNEQLTKAKKQGAFSSLIAAKSIPKSLHCLAMRLMEERIANPDKYLDEGKPTLPVFEDPKLYHYAIFSDNVIAASVVVNSAVKNSKEPWKHVFHVVTDKMNLGAMQVMFKLKDYNGAHVEVKAVEDYKFLNSSYVPVLRQLESANLQRFYFENKLENATKDTTNMKFRNPKYLSILNHLRFYLPEMYPKLHRILFLDDDIVVQRDLTGLWKIDMDGKVNGAVETCFGSFHRYAQYMNFSHPLIKARFNPKACAWAYGMNFFDLDAWRREKCTEEYHYWQNLNENRTLWKLGTLPPGLITYYSTTKPLDKSWHVLGLGYNPSISMDEIRNAAVVHFNGNMKPWLDIAMNQFRPLWTKYVDYDLEFVQACNFGL, from the exons ATGGCGAGCATTCGGACCGCCCGAACTGCCGAGAGAGTAACCGGAGTGGGAGGATCGATCCGGAGCCTGAGTTTCATCTTCCGACTCTTGGCCTCTGCCATCGCCATCGCTCTCTGCctcttcttcactctctctttcctctttacTTCCCGCACCGAAGACAACACTGCCGACCTCCACCACTTC GGTTTCAGTTCTGGTTCATATGGATTTGGAATTACGAGAAGATCGGTACTCGCCCTCAAGTCGGACCCTCTCAAGCCCCGGCTGGATCAGATCCGGAAGCAAGCGGACGATCACCGGTCCTTGGCTCTGGCTTACGCCTCCTATGCACGGAAGCTCAAGCTCGAGAACTCCAAGCTCGTTAGAGTTTTCGCCGATCTCTCCCAAAACTACACCGATCTCCTCAACAAGCCCTTGTATCGTGCTCTCTCCGAATCCGACGCACTCTACCCTGACGAGTCGGTTCTGAGGCAATTTGAGAAGGAAGTGAAGGAGCGAATTAAAGTGACGAGACAAGTGATTGCGGAAGCGAAGGAGTCGTTTGATAATCAATTGAAGATTCAGAAGTTGAAGGATACGATTTTTGCGGTGAATGAGCAATTAACAAAGGCTAAGAAGCAAGGAGCTTTCTCAAGCTTGATAGCTGCAAAATCAATCCCAAAAAGCTTGCATTGTCTTGCAATGCGGTTGATGGAAGAGCGAATTGCTAATCCAGATAAGTATTTGGATGAGGGAAAGCCAACTCTACCGGTGTTTGAGGATCCAAAGCTTTACCATTATGCAATTTTCTCGGATAATGTGATTGCAGCATCAGTGGTGGTCAATTCGGCAGTGAAGAACTCAAAGGAGCCGTGGAAGCATGTTTTCCATGTTGTGACTGATAAGATGAATCTTGGGGCAATGCAAGTTATGTTCAAATTGAAGGACTATAATGGAGCGCATGTTGAAGTGAAGGCAGTTGAGGATTACAAGTTCTTGAATTCTTCATACGTGCCGGTGCTTCGACAATTGGAGTCTGCAAATTTGCAGAGGTTTTACTTTGAGAATAAGCTTGAGAATGCAACAAAGGACACCACGAACATGAAGTTTAGGAACCCAAAGTATTTGTCCATATTGAatcatttgagattttatttgcCGGAAATGTACCCAAAATTGCataggattttgtttttggatgATGATATAGTGGTTCAGAGGGACTTGACAGGGTTGTGGAAGATAGATATGGATGGGAAGGTGAATGGGGCGGTCGAGACATGTTTTGGGTCATTCCATCGCTATGCACAGTACATGAATTTCTCCCACCCTTTGATTAAGGCGAGGTTTAACCCCAAAGCATGCGCGTGGGCTTATGGAATGAACTTCTTTGATTTGGATGCTTGGAGGAGGGAGAAGTGCACGGAAGAGTACCATTACTGGCAGAATCTG AATGAGAACCGCACCTTGTGGAAATTGGGCACATTGCCCCCaggtctaattacatattactCAACAACGAAGCCTCTGGATAAATCGTGGCATGTTTTGGGACTTGGTTATAACCCAAGTATTAGCATGGATGAGATCCGTAATGCTGCAGTGGTACACTTCAATGGAAATATGAAGCCGTGGCTCGACATTGCGATGAATCAGTTTCGGCCACTTTGGACAAAGTATGTTGACTATGATTTGGAGTTTGTCCAGGCTTGTAATTTCGGTCTCTAA